A region of the Desulfobacter postgatei 2ac9 genome:
ATCTTCTTTGATAATGTTTTCAATAAAATGCCCTTTGGCGGTTTGTGTTTCCATTTATTCTTCTTTCCAGTGGGTTGTTAAAAGATGAATCTAAATATCATATTCACATTAAGGATTAAAGGGTTTCGTATATTGGCCGGTTTTCAGAAGAACCAGGGTACAGGCCTCCTGGACCTTGATTCCGGCGGATTTGAGTTTTTCATAGGCTTGGGGGTTTTCCGTGCCGGGGTTGAAAATCACCCGTTGGGGTTTAAGGTCGAGAATTTGCTCAATCACCTTGTCCTGCCGGGCCGGGCCCAGATACATGGTTACCGTCTCAATGGGCTGGGGAATATCGGTAAGCGCATGGTAGACGGTTTTGCCTTCAATGGTCTCGTGTTTGGGCGCTACGGGTATGGGGCTGTGTCCGTACTCTTCCAGCATATTCTGGGCCTTGTTGGAATATCTGTCTTTCAAGGGGCTTGCGCCGACCACCGCAACGGTCTCTTTTTTTTCTTCCATGGGTTTTGTATCTCCTGTGTGTTATATTTATCCATAAGTATCTGTTTATAACAAAGGAAAGTACAGGAAAAAATATGGGACTGTTTAATCTGGTGTCTCCCTATGGCCCGGCCGGGGACCAGCCAAAGGCCATTGACTATCTGGTCCGGGGGGTAAAGGCGGGTGAAAAATACCAGGTGCTTTTGGGGGTCACAGGATCGGGCAAGACCTTTACCATGGCCAACATCATCAGCCGGGTGGAAAAGCCGAGCCTGGTCATTGCCCCCAACAAGACCCTGGCGGCTCAGCTTTACAATGAGTTCAAGATGCTGTTCCCGGATAATTGCGTAGAGTATTTTGTCTCATATTATGATTATTACCAGCCCGAAGCCTATATTCCGTCTTCGGATACCTATATCCAGAAGGATTCTTCCATTAATGAACTGATTGACAAAATGCGGCACTCGGCCACCCGGAGCGTTCTGGCCCGCAAGGATGTGATCGTGGTGGCATCGGTCTCCTGTATTTACGGTCTGGGAGCGCCTGAAGAGTACCTGGATCTGCGGGTGACCCTGGACAGGGATATGGAGATTTCACGGGAGGATGTGATCCGGAAATTTGTCGATATCCAGTACACCCGTAATGACATGGATTTCCACCGGGGCACCTTCAGGGTTCGGGGGGATCGCCTGGAGATTTTTCCGGCCTACGAGGAGGACAAGGCTCTCCGCATTGATTTTTTCGGGGACACCATTGAAGAGATCAGTGAGATTGATGCCCTGAAAGGGTCGGTGACCAAACGGTTTGAGCAGATCACCATCTATCCGGCCTCCCATTACGTCACCAATAAAAAGACCCGGAATCAGGCCGTGAAAAGTATTGTGGCCGAACTTAAGGAGCGGCTGGCCGTTTTGAATGACCAGAACCTGCTGGTGGAGGCCCAGCGCCTGGAGGAGCGCACCCGGTACGATCTTGAGATGCTCGAGGAGATCGGGTATTGCAACGGCATTGAAAACTATTCCCGGCACCTCACGGGCCGGGCTCCGGGACAGCCGCCCCCCACGCTTCTGGACTATATTGATCAGGATTTTTTACTCTTTTTTGATGAAAGCCATATTTCGGTCAGCCAGCTTGGGGCCATGTACAAGGCGGATCGCTCCAGGAAGGAAACGCTTGTTAAATATGGGTTCCGTCTGCCCTCTGCCGTGGACAACCGGCCGTTGAAATTCGAGGAGTTCAAGGACCGGGTGCCCCGGACCATCTTTGTGTCTGCAACTCCCGGGGACTATGAACTGGAAACGGCAGGTGTCCGGGTGGCCGAGCAGATTGTCAGGCCCACTGGCCTTCTTGACCCCCAGGTGGAGATCCGGGATGCCAAAACACAGGTTGACGACCTCTACCAGGAGATCCTCAAACGGGTGGAGGCCCGGGAACGGGTTCTGGTGACCACGCTGACCAAACGCATGTCAGAGGACCTTACCGACTATTATACGGATCTGGGAATCAAGGTAAAATACCTGCATTCGGACATTGGCACGGTGGAGCGTATTGATATTATTCAGGATTTGCGAAGGGGCCTGTTCGATGTGCTCATCGGCATCAATCTGCTGCGAGAAGGTCTGGATATCCCGGAAGTGTCGCTTGTGGCCATTCTCGATGCGGACAAGGAGGGATTTTTACGCTCCTTTCGTTCCTTTATCCAGATTTTCGGCCGGGCCGCCCGCAATGCCTATGGCCGGGCTATCATGTATGCGGAAAAAGAGACCGGCTCCATGAAAAAGGCCCTGGCTGAAACCCGCCGCCGTCGAAAGATCCAGAAGGTGTATAACCAGGCCCACGGCATTACACCTGCCACCATCAATAAAAAGATCAATGCCTTTGATTACACCATGGCCGACATGAATGCCAATAGGGTCGAAGCGGCCGTAAATGAGGAACTCAAAGCCTATGAGGCGGATGAACTGAATCTGGACGATGTGATCCGGGACCTTGAGGCAAAAATGAATGAAGCGGCTGAAAAACTGGAATTTGAGCAGGCCGCACAATACAGGGATAAGATCCGGGAATTGAAAAAGATCAAAACAGCCCAGCCATGATCAGTGACAAAATTTTAGAATATATTGAGAAAAAAATCTCTTTGCAATATAATTATTAAAACTGTTAACCTAAAACCAGGAAGTTGAGATGCCTGAAATTACGAGATTTTATGGGATCATTATCAAACTCTTTTTTGGAGACCATCCACCGCCACACTTTCATGCTGTATATGGAGAATATATCGCTCTTTTTGATATAAACACTTTAAACGTTATTGAAGGAGATCTTCCGCCAAGGGCCAGAAAGTTAGTTGTGGAATGGGCTGAAAACTATCAGACTGAATTAAAGACAATCTGGGAAACTCAGAAATTTAAAAAATTACCGCCTTTGGAGTGATTTTAAAAATGATTGTGCCAAAAATAAAAACTGCGGTCGTTGCAGATCAAAATACGCTTGTTATTACTTTTGATAACGGTGAAGTCAAACAATACAACATCAGCAGGCTGTTAACCAATGAAGTGTTCTCACCACTTAAAAATCAGGCATTTTTTAAAAATGTTAAGGTCGAACCAGGCGGTTATGCTGTATATTGGAATGATATGATTGATATAAGTGAATACGAATTATGGAAAAACGGAATTTCTGATAATTCTTTAAACGCCTAATTTGTTAACAGCCTCTTGTTTCTCACCTCATGTTTCAACAGTATAGTCCCAGATTTTAATTAAATCTGATTTTGCTGAAGGCGTGACTCAATATTCATGCATTTCTGACCTCAGCAATAATTTCGCCTACAGATTGCTCAACAAAGGGGATGGAAGGTCAAACCTTGATTATTTTTGCAATCAACTAATATAATCACAGGGATTATAATGCATCACAACACCATATCATTCAGCGAACAAGAACGGTTTATTCTAATTACTACTGATCAGAGTACCAGCAAAAAGCGTCCGGCAGTTATTATCAGCTCAACCCCATACAATCAAAGAGGCCCGGATGTTGTCATTATGGCCGTCACCAGCCAAATCCACCGCTCTGGTTATTTTGGTGATATCCCTATTCAAGAATGGTAGGCCGGTCTTTTAAAAGCATCGGTCATCAAGCCGATTCTGAGTACGGTTGAAAAAGGCCTGATCATAAAAAGATTAGGCGGCCTCGCGGACAATTATCAGGAAGCCCTGCACAAAGGGGTGCAAACCATATCAGTGGCAAAATGATTTCAGTGACTATGGTGATCAAATTTAAGGTTTAACTTAAAGCATAAGAGCCTTCGCATGGAAGGCTCTCAGCTAATTGCTTTCTATGTTTGCTGTGTTCATCGGGACATGGGGCTATTAATTATTAATAGAGTTCAATTCCAGAACATTATCATCAGGCGAATATACATAACCTGAGGCGGTTACACCATCTACGGAAAATACAAACTCACCGGATGTCTTTGTCTTTGGTGAAGTGAACATAACCGTACCGTCGCCGGCCGTGATTCCGGATTGGGAAGCTGTGACAACACCGCTCCAGACACCTTTAATAGCGGCGTTTTCAATGGGATTTCCATATTGATCAACGACTTTCACCGTTGCAAGCCCAAGGGAATTTCTCCCCAAATAGCTAACCTGCATCTCTATACTGGAAACGTGTATAAAAGCGTCATTTCCACTTTCTGCTTCAATGGTTACGGTAACCTTGTCTTCGGAAACGGCTCCCCAGTCGTCTTCCACCCTCAGAATCACCTCATAGGTACCGGCGGTGGAAAATTCATGAATTAAATATGTACCGTATGAGAGGATCTCTTCTCCCATCCGCCATTCATAGGAAAGGGTATCACCGGCATCGGGATCATAGGAGTTTTTACCTTCAAAGTAAATAGAATCGCCTTCCATACCGCTGACTGGACCGCCGTCGATAACGGCCACCGGACTCTGATTAGAGCTTTCCTGGGTTTTGATACTGATGGATGAGACGGTATTTAAAGAAGGGTCATAATCATATCCCGATGCAGAAATCGTATCCACAGTAAATGTGATGGTGCCGGATTGAATCGTTGCAGCGGACACCCATTCGATCATGCCGTTTTCAGATGTCGTGCCGGACACATTTCCTGAAACCAGTCCGGACCAGTGCCCTTCAACCAGTGCTCCGGGAATGGGATTGAGGTTATTGTCCAAAATTTCAACACTGACCCGGGCCTGCTGGCCTGTTTCTTTCCGGGTAGAAGCATCGGTTACCCGATGCCTCCCCCACAGATCCGTACGTGCGGAACTCCCGCATACGGTTCCTCAGCTTCAGCTCTTTTTACCAAGCTGAAGATCAAACGGGTTTCCCCGTTTGGCGCATAACTGTGCTATCCTATCGACATTCAGAAACTATGGATTATTCTTGGCTTGGGTAGTGGATATTTTGCAGCCAGCTCTTGAAATTTCACTTTTCCTTTGTGACATCTTCTGCTCAGCCAGAACCTCCAGGCCTTTGTAACATAGTAATGTGCTTTTGAGAGCGCTTTATAGTTACAAATCACTCCAAAGTATTGATAATACCCTCTGAGTTTACTGCACAGAGAATCATGCTGTTCCTGTATAGGTTTATGCCTGTTTACTTTGCACCACTCCCATACTCTTTTATTGAATCGGCTGAGCCTTTTCTGAACTGTCTTTTTCTTAATCACCCAGTAGTTCTGTCGTGATTTGCCCCAGTAAAAGGTAAACCCAAGAAAATCAAAGGTCCCAGGCTTGTTTCCCTTACAGCTTTTAGCTGTTGGTCGGCCGAAACGTATCAGTTTAGTCTTATCCGGATGTAATTCAAGGCCAAAACGGTTAAACCGCTTTCTCATTGCCGTCATGGTTTTAACTGCATCTGTTTCCAGCTCGAAACCGGCTATAAAATCATCAGCAAACCTGATAATAAAACTTCGACCTTTCATTCTTGGCTGGACTTCCTTAACAAACCAGTCGTCCAGCACGTTGTGAAGAAAGATGTTGCTCAGTACGGGAGATATGACCCCGCCTTGTGGCGTGCCGGATTCTGAATGGTAGTATTTTTCTTCTTCCATTACACCTGCTTTCAACCACTTTCCCAATAGCCGGATGATTCCACCATCATTGACCCGTTGCTTTATGAATTCCCTTAGATGGCCGTGGTCAATGTTATCAAATAATCCTGTAATATCTGCACTCACAATCCAGTTGCTGTTACACTCTATGCAACTTTCCCGCAGCTGCTTTATTGCCATGTGCTGGCTGTGTCCGGCTCGAAAGCCATGAGAAAAGTCATAGAAATTTGGCTCGTATATAGCGCTCAGTATCATCTCTACAGCTTTTTGGACAATCTTATCCTCAAATGCCGGTATACCGATTGGACGCATTTTGCCGTTGTCTTTCTCTATCCATATTCTTTTCACTGGTGTTGCAACGTACTGACCTCTGCTCAGTCGCTGATGTAGATTATAGAGGTTTTTATCAAGCTCAACCGCATATTCTGAGGCTGATACTTCATCAACACCGATGGACTTGCCTTTCTTAATCCTTCGGTGGGCTTCATGCAGTAATGGCAGGTTTATTCTGTGTGCCACTGCTGTGAATACCATTTCTGGATTCTCTCTTGCCATACCGGCAATCTTTTGCAAAGATGCTTCCCCAACAAGCACCGGAGGTTTATCCTCGTCTGCTAAACGGTTCTGGTTGTTGTGAGTGGTCTGTTCCACACTTTTACGGTTCTGTTCTGATGTGGTTTGTGACCTCTGTGTGTCTTCCATAGTTCTTCACCTTAAAACGTTATGCCCGGTTTCACCTTCCCTGCAGTGGGTCGCTTGGACATCACTTCCCCACCTTACCAAACAACGGATTTCCGTTGATTAACGGTACTATGTTCCACTAAGACTGCCTAAAGTCCATCTCAGGTTTGTTTGCTATTCGCTCTCCTCGCCTGATACCTTGTGTGTTCCCCTTATTTGTAGCTCCGGAATACATTCCAAATATGCATTCCAGACTTGCTCAGAAGAGGAAAACGATCGTCCTGAACACCGGGAGTTTTTTCTTTTTGGTACGGATCTCCTGGAACCGTCAATAATACAAGGAAACTTTGGGCTCTCTCAAGTTCCCGAGCCACCCCTTTGAATACATGCCCTGGTCTCAGACTACGGTGGTGTCCTCTATTCTGGCCTGAACGTATAGAGAACTGCTGCCTTCCGTTTTATCGAGAACGTCGGCTTTCATCACCACGCTTGGTGGGAATTTATCCAATGACCACAATAATACTTTTTTCGGAGCTCAATACAGGGCCTGCATCCTCACTCATGCCCGGCTTAGGATTCCCGTCTCCGGGTTTACCCTCGGGCATTGCTACTGAACTGCTGGCCATGCTTTATTCAGATGGGACTCTCACCCATTGGGTAACAATAGCAAATTTCCTGGCTTTACTTCCTCCTTTCCCAATGCTTCGGGCTTGCTTGACGCAACGACAACAAGTATTGCCTGAATATCCGACACATGAACCTGTTTAGAAGGATCCGCATCAATCTCAATAGTAACGGAATCGGTATCGGTTGCACCGTTATTATCGGTTACCGTGAGGGTTGCGATATATGTTCCCGGCTGATCATAGGTGTGCACAGGCTGGATTCCGTATTGGGATGCGCCGTCTCCAAAATCCCAGGAAAAGGAGGCAATTGTTCCGTCATTGTCATAGGAAGATGACCCATCAAAATTGATCTCAAGCGGTGCGTACCCTGAAAATACAGAGGCATCTGCCCGGGCTGAAGGCGGAAGATTTTCACCGGAAGGATCATAATCAATGCCCGCATAAACCTGGTTACCGTCAACGGTTTGGGGAACTTCCAGGCTCTCAATCACTGTATTGCCGTTTGCAACATCAATCAGGGTAAAGGTCCCAAGGGTTGCCTCGCTGCCTGCGGTATCATCCTGTACCCCCAGATACCAGGTCGCCAGCCCCCCGCCGGAAGGCGTCAGATCGGTAAAATCAAAGACAAAGGTGCCGTCAACGGCATTGGTTGTGCCGTCAAATCCGTATTCGCCGCCCTGGTTATAGATCATTTCCGGGATCCACATACTGGAAGGCGTTGACTGGTTGAGGTCTGAGGTACCCAGGGTCATCCGGAGATGATCCCGTTTGGGGTGATTTAACTTGAACTTTCCGATAACCTTTGGCTGGTAGCCTGTTTTGGCGGTTACCCAGTGGGCCCTGGAAGGATACCATCCGTAGATCCGGCCCGTTGAGGGCCCTCCGACCACAGCAGATGGATTTTTCAATGCATCATAGGACATCCAGGCAAAGCCGGCTTCACCCCAGGTGGTCCCCCAGGAGTTGGCAATCCTGAAAGCGCCTTTTTCCCCGGAATCCACGACACCGTTTCC
Encoded here:
- a CDS encoding PKD domain-containing protein encodes the protein MKAKPMTIKAIGLMIIVLFLLSSAGFLSAKEQEMYKTGLPELTEEELQWQNQNMLKVKKVKLNKIGLERVNQWRAKKGKGKIKKDKPDMAAVGNDLEVVTGASAPVDSSSELPSADYPGYVDNSQLQYFPPIGNQGSLNSCGVFSGTYYAMTHMHAMANNLDAKNGGDAMRLSPKWTYNMVNGGGNNGTWYYWAYEIGQKHGSATWAEFPYDSNYRAWNLNPDTWENALYRRFDQYGYVLNTHQDTGIDQVKQMLVNGYILNIPTYIYSWQYQTIGNDPSTSEDDAFAGKKCVSWVNGTSGYHAMTVVGYNDNIWVDINGNGVVDSGEKGAFRIANSWGTTWGEAGFAWMSYDALKNPSAVVGGPSTGRIYGWYPSRAHWVTAKTGYQPKVIGKFKLNHPKRDHLRMTLGTSDLNQSTPSSMWIPEMIYNQGGEYGFDGTTNAVDGTFVFDFTDLTPSGGGLATWYLGVQDDTAGSEATLGTFTLIDVANGNTVIESLEVPQTVDGNQVYAGIDYDPSGENLPPSARADASVFSGYAPLEINFDGSSSYDNDGTIASFSWDFGDGASQYGIQPVHTYDQPGTYIATLTVTDNNGATDTDSVTIEIDADPSKQVHVSDIQAILVVVASSKPEALGKEEVKPGNLLLLPNG
- the ltrA gene encoding group II intron reverse transcriptase/maturase, which produces MLVGEASLQKIAGMARENPEMVFTAVAHRINLPLLHEAHRRIKKGKSIGVDEVSASEYAVELDKNLYNLHQRLSRGQYVATPVKRIWIEKDNGKMRPIGIPAFEDKIVQKAVEMILSAIYEPNFYDFSHGFRAGHSQHMAIKQLRESCIECNSNWIVSADITGLFDNIDHGHLREFIKQRVNDGGIIRLLGKWLKAGVMEEEKYYHSESGTPQGGVISPVLSNIFLHNVLDDWFVKEVQPRMKGRSFIIRFADDFIAGFELETDAVKTMTAMRKRFNRFGLELHPDKTKLIRFGRPTAKSCKGNKPGTFDFLGFTFYWGKSRQNYWVIKKKTVQKRLSRFNKRVWEWCKVNRHKPIQEQHDSLCSKLRGYYQYFGVICNYKALSKAHYYVTKAWRFWLSRRCHKGKVKFQELAAKYPLPKPRIIHSF
- a CDS encoding PKD domain-containing protein, producing the protein MDNNLNPIPGALVEGHWSGLVSGNVSGTTSENGMIEWVSAATIQSGTITFTVDTISASGYDYDPSLNTVSSISIKTQESSNQSPVAVIDGGPVSGMEGDSIYFEGKNSYDPDAGDTLSYEWRMGEEILSYGTYLIHEFSTAGTYEVILRVEDDWGAVSEDKVTVTIEAESGNDAFIHVSSIEMQVSYLGRNSLGLATVKVVDQYGNPIENAAIKGVWSGVVTASQSGITAGDGTVMFTSPKTKTSGEFVFSVDGVTASGYVYSPDDNVLELNSINN
- a CDS encoding DUF2442 domain-containing protein; protein product: MIVPKIKTAVVADQNTLVITFDNGEVKQYNISRLLTNEVFSPLKNQAFFKNVKVEPGGYAVYWNDMIDISEYELWKNGISDNSLNA
- the uvrB gene encoding excinuclease ABC subunit UvrB, translating into MGLFNLVSPYGPAGDQPKAIDYLVRGVKAGEKYQVLLGVTGSGKTFTMANIISRVEKPSLVIAPNKTLAAQLYNEFKMLFPDNCVEYFVSYYDYYQPEAYIPSSDTYIQKDSSINELIDKMRHSATRSVLARKDVIVVASVSCIYGLGAPEEYLDLRVTLDRDMEISREDVIRKFVDIQYTRNDMDFHRGTFRVRGDRLEIFPAYEEDKALRIDFFGDTIEEISEIDALKGSVTKRFEQITIYPASHYVTNKKTRNQAVKSIVAELKERLAVLNDQNLLVEAQRLEERTRYDLEMLEEIGYCNGIENYSRHLTGRAPGQPPPTLLDYIDQDFLLFFDESHISVSQLGAMYKADRSRKETLVKYGFRLPSAVDNRPLKFEEFKDRVPRTIFVSATPGDYELETAGVRVAEQIVRPTGLLDPQVEIRDAKTQVDDLYQEILKRVEARERVLVTTLTKRMSEDLTDYYTDLGIKVKYLHSDIGTVERIDIIQDLRRGLFDVLIGINLLREGLDIPEVSLVAILDADKEGFLRSFRSFIQIFGRAARNAYGRAIMYAEKETGSMKKALAETRRRRKIQKVYNQAHGITPATINKKINAFDYTMADMNANRVEAAVNEELKAYEADELNLDDVIRDLEAKMNEAAEKLEFEQAAQYRDKIRELKKIKTAQP
- a CDS encoding CoA-binding protein, with translation MEEKKETVAVVGASPLKDRYSNKAQNMLEEYGHSPIPVAPKHETIEGKTVYHALTDIPQPIETVTMYLGPARQDKVIEQILDLKPQRVIFNPGTENPQAYEKLKSAGIKVQEACTLVLLKTGQYTKPFNP
- a CDS encoding type II toxin-antitoxin system PemK/MazF family toxin, which translates into the protein MHHNTISFSEQERFILITTDQSTSKKRPAVIISSTPYNQRGPDVVIMAVTSQIHRSGYFGDIPIQEW
- a CDS encoding DUF4160 domain-containing protein codes for the protein MPEITRFYGIIIKLFFGDHPPPHFHAVYGEYIALFDINTLNVIEGDLPPRARKLVVEWAENYQTELKTIWETQKFKKLPPLE